The following proteins are co-located in the Diorhabda carinulata isolate Delta chromosome 4, icDioCari1.1, whole genome shotgun sequence genome:
- the LOC130893251 gene encoding transcription elongation factor SPT4, with amino-acid sequence MTLETVPKNLKGLRACLVCSLIKSADQFEDEGCDNCDEFLRIKHNTENLYDCTSTNFDGMISLMSPDDSWVAKWQRINRFCPGVYAISVSGRLPNSIIREMKSRGIVYKSRDTSQR; translated from the exons atGACTTTAGAAACTGTTCCCAAGAATTTAAAAGGTCTTAGAGCATGTTTAGTTTGCTCTCTGATAAAA TCCGCCGATCAATTTGAAGACGAAGGGTGCGATAACTGCGAtgaatttttgagaataaaacATAACACTGAGAACTTATACGATTGTACAAGTACTAATTTTGACGG AATGATTTCATTAATGAGTCCTGATGATAGTTGGGTTGCCAAATGGCAGAGAATTA atCGGTTTTGTCCAGGAGTGTATGCCATTTCCGTATCCGGACGCCTACCTAATAGTATTATTAGAGAAATGAAAAGTCGCGGCATTGTTTATAAAAGTAGAGACACTAGTCAACgataa
- the LOC130893247 gene encoding zinc finger protein 260-like encodes MDSSNFICFPKRELKDELDIETPNVEGQATFGNEDFKQNSTNFVNTPSMMVKVEIEPDMKKEETTGVTNILDPEVFKVKLEPLDVPDIIDQNVIYSENLEWNMNTQPGPSSYKSTSRCPFTLKSIKTKNKKQKYKCPICGKSRVPLSSSKKHIRSHFGSRCNICYLCGKFSITSYEYLDHFKKHTTKQKYRTKQINYSNKFRANDHQDNVWATLQYKHFLDYPDPKEDDHSDGKFNSNELKKINGKWQCYICYKQFIRRAYLKQHMRIHTGEKPFLCELCPKLFITKSHLRYHIKIHTGDKPFKCNLCSVECVSKSQLTIHMRIHTGEKPFVCSICSKEFITIFHLRKHTKVHTGEKPFKCEICFKGFGQKYSLVIHLRSHSGEKPYECEICLKRFSQKKNMILHTGIHSDERPFECTICLKRYSQSTLLDRHMKTHSTDKPFKCEICFKQFSTKSHFNEHFRIHSGEKPFVCSICSKSFTQQSSLRNHANIHKTERPFKCEICQKGFTQRSSLKLHMSNHTQDKPFGCEICPKRFARMSVLKRHMIFHSGEKPFKCEICSKNFSISSHLKQHLVSHTGEKPFKCEFCPKRFALKAGITLHMRSHSGERPYQCILCPRKFSQKSNLTVHLQNHSKEDRFKCRVCQEKFSNIENLNRHMTVHTGERPFQCNTCYKQFSKKAHLRDHMRTHTGEKPFHCELCHKKFSQKSSLNVHMKSHCR; translated from the exons atggattcctcaaactttatttgttttccaaaaagaGAACTAAAAGATGAGTTAGATATAGAAACACCAAATGTTGAAGGACAAGCAACCTTTGGTAATGaagattttaaacaaaattctacaaattttgtaaatactcCTTCCATGATGGTAAAGGTCGAAATTGAACCAGATATGAAAAAAGAGGAAACTACGGGAGTGACAAATATTCTCGATCCAGAAGTATTTAAAGTGAAACTTGAACCTCTAGATGTACCAGATATAATTgatcaaaatgttatttattcagaaaatttagAATGGAATATGAATACTCAACCTGGTCCTTCCAGTTATAAATCAACTAGTAGATGTCCGTTTACATTGAAAAGTATCAAGactaaaaataagaaacaaaaatataaatgccCTATTTGTGGaaaaa GTCGGGTACCTTTATCTTCAAGTAAAAAACATATTAGGTCACATTTTGGATCACGTTgcaatatttgttatttgtgcGGAAAGTTTTCAATTACAAGTTACGAATATCTGGATCACTTCAAGAAACACACAACAAAACAGAAATATCGCACTAAAcaaatcaattattcaaataaatttagagCCAACGATCATCAAGATAACGTATGGGCCACCTTACAATACAAACACTTTTTAGATTATCCCGACCCGAAGGAAGACGATCACAGTGATGGCAAATTTAATAGcaacgaattaaaaaaaataaacggcAAATGGCAGTGTTACATTTGTTACAAGCAGTTCATTAGAAGAGCATACTTGAAGCAACACATGAGGATACATACCGGTGAAAAACCGTTTTTATGTGAACTCTGTCCAAAACTATTCATAACAAAATCCCATTTAAGATATCACATCAAAATTCATACAGGAGATAAACCGTTCAAATGCAATTTATGTTCAGTGGAATGTGTTAGTAAATCCCAGCTAACAATTCATATGAGAATCCATACGGGTGAAAAACCTTTTGTTTGTTCAATTTGTTCGAAagaatttattacaatatttcacCTACGGAAGCATACAAAAGTACACACCGGAGAAAAACCgttcaaatgtgaaatttgtttcaaaGGTTTCGGCCAAAAGTATTCTTTAGTCATACATTTAAGGAGCCATTCGGGAGAAAAACCTTACGAATGCGAAATTTGCCTAAAGAGATTTTCTCAAAAGAAGAACATGATTCTTCACACGGGCATTCATTCCGATGAACGACCATTCGAATGTACCATATGTTTAAAAAGATATAGCCAGTCAACGCTGTTGGATCGTCATATGAAGACGCACTCCACGGACAAACCGTTCAAATGCGAAATCTGCTTCAAACAATTTTCCACCAAATCACATTTCAACGAACATTTTCGAATACATTCGGGCGAAAAACCATTCGTATGTTCAATTTGCTCCAAGTCGTTTACCCAACAATCAAGTTTACGTAACCACGCGAACATACATAAGACTGAAAGACCGTTCAAATGTGAAATATGCCAAAAGGGTTTCACTCAAAGATCGAGTTTGAAATTACATATGAGCAACCACACTCAAGATAAACCATTTGGTTGTGAAATATGCCCAAAACGATTTGCTCGTATGTCAGTTCTAAAACGCCACATGATTTTTCATTCCGGCGAGAAACCTTTTAAATGCGAAATTTGCTCGAAGAATTTCAGCATATCTTCTCATTTAAAACAACATTTGGTGAGTCATACTGGGGAAAAACCGTTCAAATGCGAGTTTTGTCCAAAACGTTTCGCTCTAAAAGCCGGCATAACATTACACATGAGAAGTCATTCTGGCGAAAGGCCGTATCAGTGTATTCTTTGTCCTAGAAAATTCTCCCAGAAATCTAATTTAACTGTTCATTTACAAAATCACTCCAAAGAGGATAGATTCAAATGTCGCGTATGTCAAGAAAAATTCAGCAACATCGAAAATTTGAATCGTCACATGACCGTCCATACTGGCGAACGACCGTTTCAGTGCAATACTTGTTACAAACAATTCTCTAAAAAAGCTCATTTGAGGGATCACATGAGAACTCATACAGGGGAAAAGCCATTCCATTGCGAATTATGTCACAAGAAGTTTTCTCAGAAATCTAGTTTGAATGTTCATATGAAAAGTCACTGCcgttaa